Proteins encoded in a region of the Saccharothrix ecbatanensis genome:
- a CDS encoding DUF6098 family protein — MRTFADLDDLVALIDDRAPAHELFVRWSRGPDADGGRGSRDGLTGGRLPGLSANPLAIEPWWGDRPLRLWVARRLHDYRHLRERRGPGVRPWVLEGEEVGRGPDNEPLVQCHRPIGWIADEVMAECERLVDANADTAWGPLDRER; from the coding sequence ATGCGCACCTTCGCCGACCTCGACGACCTCGTCGCGCTGATCGACGACCGCGCGCCCGCGCACGAGTTGTTCGTGCGTTGGTCGCGTGGCCCCGACGCGGACGGCGGGCGGGGCAGTCGGGACGGGTTGACCGGTGGGCGGCTGCCCGGCCTGTCCGCGAACCCGTTGGCGATCGAGCCGTGGTGGGGCGACCGGCCGCTGCGACTGTGGGTGGCCCGCCGCCTGCACGACTACCGCCACCTGCGGGAACGCCGGGGGCCGGGGGTGCGGCCGTGGGTGTTGGAGGGCGAGGAGGTCGGGCGAGGCCCGGACAACGAGCCGCTGGTCCAGTGCCATCGTCCGATCGGGTGGATCGCGGACGAGGTGATGGCCGAGTGCGAACGCCTGGTCGACGCCAACGCCGACACCGCCTGGGGTCCGCTCGACCGGGAGCGCTAG